The following nucleotide sequence is from Bacteroidales bacterium.
ATCTCATTAGCCAATGCTATGGGAGGTGCCAAAATAACAGGCGAACTCCTATGCACTTCTGATGGTACTAAATGGATTATTTTCCCGAAAGGAGGAGGCTTGTTTGCTTATAACGAAAATGGAACAATCGATAATTTATCAGATGATAAAACTAAAGCAATATCTATTATTAGTCCCGAGGGCGAAGCAATTTCAAACGATGTTTATTCAATAGTTGAGGACAAAGACGGATTACTATGGGTTGGAACAGCCAAAGGACTTGTATTTTATTATAATCCTTCACAAGTTTTTGAGTCTTCTGGTTTTTATGCACAACGCATAAAGTTACCCAATGAAATAGAAGGGCAAGCAAACTATTTATTCGAATCTGAAGTAGTAACAGCCCTTGCCATAGATGGCGCTAATCGAAAATGGGTAGGTACTTTATCGGGTGGGGTGTTTTTAATGTCGGCCGACTGCCAAAAAGAAATATATCATTTTAAAACGGACAATAGCCCATTATTATCGAATAGTATTAATGATATTGCAATTGACCCTAAAAGTGGTGAGGTATTTTTTGCTACCGACAAAGGTATATGCTCTTTTAGAAGTACTGCAACTGAAGGATTAGAATTTCATCATAATGTAGAAGTTTTTCCAAATCCAGTTCGACCAAATTATAATGGTAATATTGCAATTAGAGGATTAGTTAAAAATGCTCACGTCAAAATAACCGATATTGCTGGAAATTTAGTTTACGAAACTACAGCCGAAGGCGGACAAGCCAATTGGAATGGAAAAAATTTATCGGGCAATAGAGTAAGCACTGGTGTGTATTTAATTTTTTCGACTAACGACGATGGTAGCGAAACCTTTGTTTCTAAAATTTTATTTATAAATTAGTAAACGTATCTTAATTTATTTATGCTTAATTTATTAAAATACGATTGTTGAAAAGTCTTAAATATGGTAAGAAATTTCTGAACTGATTTACTCTACATTTGTACTAGCCGATTTTATTATTTGTTTTAATAGTGTTGATTAGTTGTTTTTTTTATCATTCGATGGTTCAGCACTATTTAATAATTGTTGTAAAAACAATAGTTAAGCCAAACAAATATTTAATCGGTAATATGAAATATAAAAAATTGAAAAATTATTAAAATGGCATTACGCATAGGAGTAATCGGAGCAGGTCATTTTGGCAAGTATCATCTACAAGCTTTAAAAAATTTACCCGAAGTTGAATTAATGGGTTTCTTCGACATAGACCCCATGGTTCAGCAAACAGTGAGTCATGATTTTAAAGTTAAATCGTATAATTCTTATGACGAATTGCTTAGCGATGTTGATATTGTAGATATTGTAACTCCTACCATAAGTCATTATGAATGTGCATTAGAAGCCATTCGTCATCAAAAGCATGTATTTATCGAAAAGCCTGTAACTCATAATGTAGAAACAGCTCAACATTTAATAAAAATGGCAGACGAAGCTGGTGTAAAGGTTCAGGTTGGACATATAGAACGTTTCAACCCAGCTTTCTTGGCAGTAGAACCGTATATCAATAAACCTATGTATATAGAAGCCCATCGTTTACAACCCTTTACACAGCGAAGCCTTGATATTTCTGTTGTTCTTAATCTCATGATTCATGATTTAGATATAATTTTATATACAGTAAAATCAAATATTAAACGCATAAGCGCCAATGGAGCTGTGGTAGCCACACAAAGTGCCGATGTGGCCAGTGCACGAATAGAATTTGAAAATGGTTGTGTTGCTCATATTACTTCGAGCCGTATTTCTATTGATAACATGCGTACCATTAAACTTTTTCAGAAAGATAATTGTATTACTATCGACTTTTTAAACAAAAAAGCTGAAATTATTTGGGCAAAACAACATCCAACAAACCAAGACCATTTGGAGCAATCGACACCTGTAGAACTTACATCGTTCTACCCACCCATAATTCTTAATAATGCTATTTTAGAAGAAATGCGTTCTTTTGTAAATGCTATAAAAAATAACACTTCACCCATTGTAACACTTGAACATGCTTATTATGCAATAAAAATTGCATTCGAAATCATGGAAAAAGTAAAATTTTCGTTTGAATCGTAAAATAAATAATATCTTTGCAAGTTTTTCGTTTTACAACTATTGAAAAATTGGCATGAGGTATTTATTTATTTTAATTGCTTTAATATTTTTTTCTCTGTCTTGCCAAAAATGGGATAAAGAAGAGGATATACCTTCGTATATTCGTATTGTAAACGCCAGTATATCAACTAATTATGCCACACAAGGTTCAAATAGTTGTAAAATAGCCGATATATGGGTTAACATTGATGGCAACAGACAAGGTACATACGAAATTCCAACACGTTTTCCTGTTTTAGCTACAGGCAAACACAATATAACATTAAGAGCAGGAATAAAAGTAAACGGAATTAGTGCAAGTAGAATTATTTATCCTTTTTATAATATTTTAAATATCGACACGATTTTACCCGAAGGAAATATTCTTACCCTGTCGCCAGTTTTTACCTACAAAACCGAAACTGTTTTTGGATGGAGAGAAGATTTTCAGGGTAACGGTTTTAGCTTAGATAGAGATACAGAATCGGACACTTTACTTTATGCCATTTCGGACTCACTAGGGAATAAAGTTGGAAAATTTTCGATTGATGCTATTCGTCAACGATTTTATTATAAATCGGCCGATGCATTTACTTTACCCAAAAACGGAACTGCTATATTTTTAGAGTTCGATTATCGTTGTAATCACCCTTTTTCGGTAGGACTTATTATAAATAAATTACAATCATCAATAGTTACGCCTTTATTAATATTAAACCCACACCCAAACACATTTAATCATATATATGTCGATTTTTCTTACATAGTTAATCAAAATGTAGATGCCATAGATTTTAATGTTATTTTTCAATGCAACATACAAGAAGGCTACACCCAAGGAGATGTAGAAATTGATAATATTAAATTACTTCATTTTTAATGAATACAAAACGACAAACAATAAAATACATTATTTCAGATTTTATAGCGGCCTTGTTATCTTGGCTTTTGTTTTTTACATTCAGAAAAAAAATTATTGAGACAGAATATTTTGGCTACCCCATTCAATTAACTTACGACGAAAAGTTTTTCCTTGGACTTATTCTAATACCTTTATTTTGGTTAATATTACATTATTTATCGGGCTATTATCAAGATGTTTACCGTCGTTCACGCTTAAAAGAACTTTGGCAAACATTTTATATTACTGTTTTAGGAACCATATTTTTGTTTTTTGCATTAGTATTAGACGACTATGTAGTAAGCTATCATGATTATTACCGCTCTGTATTAATGTTGTTTTTTACTCAATTTGTATTAACCTATATTCCTCGAATTGCAATAACCACACGTACTATTCATAAAATTCATCAACGTAAAATTGGTTTTCGTACCATTATGGTTGGTAGCGATAAGAAGGCATTTGATTTATATGAGTATTTCATTAAACAGCCCAAAGGTACAGGAAATTTATTTGTTGGATTTGTAAGCGTAACACCTAAACCCAAGTATCGAATTGAACGATATTTAAAACATTTAGGCGATGTTTCAAAATTGCATCATATTATTGACGAAGAAAAAGTACAGGAAGTTATTTTAGCACTTGAAACACGAGAACACGACCAAATTAATGCTATATTGAATAGAATCGAAAATAAAGATGTTGTGATTAAGGCCATACCATCATTATACGATATATTAACCGGTAGTGTACGCATGTCAACGCCCTACGATGCTCCTTTGATTCAAATATCGCGTGATCTTATGAGTCCATTTGAATCAAACCTAAAGCGGTTGATTGATATTGTTTTTTCTATTTTTGCTATAATTATACTTTTGCCTGTATATTTGTTTTTAGCCATTGGTGTAAAATTATCATCACCCGGACCTATAATATATACTCACGAACGTATTGGACGTTTTGGCAAACCCTTCAATATTTATAAGTTTCGTAGCATGTATATCAATGCCGAAGCTATGGGACCAGCCTTATCGAGCAAAAACGATCCTAGAATAACTAAGTTTGGTCGTTTTATGCGAAAAGTGAGATTGGACGAAACACCCCAGTTTTTTAATGTATTAAAAGGTGATATGTCGCTTGTTGGTCCACGACCCGAACGTCAGTTCTTTATCGACCAAATAATGAAAAAAGCACCCCATTATGCTCATCTTCAAAAAGTAAGACCTGGAATCACCTCGTGGGGACAAGTAAAATTTGGATATGCCGAAAATGTAGATGAAATGATAGAGCGATTGAAGTATGATTTAATTTACATGGAAAACATGTCGCTTTATGTTGACTTTAAAATAATGATATTTACCATAAAAATTATTTTTCAAGGGCGTGGAAAGTAAAGTATTTCATAATAAAGGAATAATGTCAGGTGGCATTTTTTGTTTAAGCCCCTCAGAAGCTTATGAATTAAGCAATACTGAAATATATTTTGTTGATGTTCGTGAACCTTATCTTTTAGGATATAAGAAAATAGACGTAAAAAATTTAATCTATTTACCAGCCAGTAAATTTGACGAATGGTGTTCTACTCTTTTATATAATAACGCATATATATTTTTTGATTCAGTAGGTCTTAAGAGCGCAGAGGTAGTTAAAAAACTTAAAGCAAAAGGA
It contains:
- a CDS encoding Gfo/Idh/MocA family oxidoreductase translates to MALRIGVIGAGHFGKYHLQALKNLPEVELMGFFDIDPMVQQTVSHDFKVKSYNSYDELLSDVDIVDIVTPTISHYECALEAIRHQKHVFIEKPVTHNVETAQHLIKMADEAGVKVQVGHIERFNPAFLAVEPYINKPMYIEAHRLQPFTQRSLDISVVLNLMIHDLDIILYTVKSNIKRISANGAVVATQSADVASARIEFENGCVAHITSSRISIDNMRTIKLFQKDNCITIDFLNKKAEIIWAKQHPTNQDHLEQSTPVELTSFYPPIILNNAILEEMRSFVNAIKNNTSPIVTLEHAYYAIKIAFEIMEKVKFSFES
- a CDS encoding sugar transferase, whose protein sequence is MNTKRQTIKYIISDFIAALLSWLLFFTFRKKIIETEYFGYPIQLTYDEKFFLGLILIPLFWLILHYLSGYYQDVYRRSRLKELWQTFYITVLGTIFLFFALVLDDYVVSYHDYYRSVLMLFFTQFVLTYIPRIAITTRTIHKIHQRKIGFRTIMVGSDKKAFDLYEYFIKQPKGTGNLFVGFVSVTPKPKYRIERYLKHLGDVSKLHHIIDEEKVQEVILALETREHDQINAILNRIENKDVVIKAIPSLYDILTGSVRMSTPYDAPLIQISRDLMSPFESNLKRLIDIVFSIFAIIILLPVYLFLAIGVKLSSPGPIIYTHERIGRFGKPFNIYKFRSMYINAEAMGPALSSKNDPRITKFGRFMRKVRLDETPQFFNVLKGDMSLVGPRPERQFFIDQIMKKAPHYAHLQKVRPGITSWGQVKFGYAENVDEMIERLKYDLIYMENMSLYVDFKIMIFTIKIIFQGRGK
- a CDS encoding rhodanese-like domain-containing protein, which produces MESKVFHNKGIMSGGIFCLSPSEAYELSNTEIYFVDVREPYLLGYKKIDVKNLIYLPASKFDEWCSTLLYNNAYIFFDSVGLKSAEVVKKLKAKGYTNIANMAGGIVAWEQEHLPLIIDNTERLDGSCMCQLRPRLK